In the Gopherus evgoodei ecotype Sinaloan lineage chromosome 19, rGopEvg1_v1.p, whole genome shotgun sequence genome, GGGACTGCAAGGCCTGGGGTGGAAGCAGAGCATTCCCGAATATCTCCACCTGTTCCGACAGCAGCTGTCAGTAGCTCACCGTGCAGGCTGTGACAGAGCTCTCTGATACAGGGGAGAAgctgatttttctgtttgctcTCCACACGCTTTGGGTCTCTAAGCGAAGGCTGCCCAGACAGCAGGCGATCCACACCCCTCCAAGGTGCTTGGAGCGCAAGTGTGGATGGGGACTGTCTGGTTCCAGACATCTACAGCCTGTTAGTGTTGCACTCAGAGGTACGTGGGCCCCACCCTCATGTAAAATGCATGCGAGTCTCCCATGCCAGTCTAAAGGAGCAAGCCATGGCATTTGAAAGTTCAAACTGGCCAGACAGGAAAGCCTGACTCTTTGGTAAAACTACAGTAAACAGCAAGTAGGCACAGATAACATCACAAGCGATGGGCAGAGTGCCGAGGTGGCTACAATGAGATACACAAGGCAGGCCTAAGATTACGCTGACTTATCAGAGAATAGAGAGAAACATATTGGTCAGGTTTTACACTTTTCTGCCTTTGGGCATTGGGCAGTATTTTGTGGATAGTCACTTTCACTCCTCCCCTGCAGGGTCCGTCATTTTCCCATTTGGGTTGGTCTTTCGCAAAGAAACAGGGAAAATGCACAACTATCAAAAAGGGGGGAATATTGGCAGGTGCAATATCCAAAAGTACTTTACATGCGTTTACTAAAACTAACTCGATTTCAAGCGGACAGCGTTCCTTCAACTGAGAACACTGCATTATCGATCAACCCCAGACATTGGTGAAAGAATTCCTGCGGGTATTAGAAGAAAGGAAAGGCACCTACCGATCTACTATTTCTTGGAGATTGGCCTGCAGTATAATCATCAGCTCTTTGAACATCATCCATTTCTGCACATAGACTGGAACCTCCTCTTGGTATTTCTTATTTTTGTTCTCTTCCAGTAATGGAGTGAACACCAAAGGTCCTTCTTCCAGCATGATCCTGCACAGGGAGTGCAATCTGTCGGCATCCTCAACAGAGATATCCTGGAATTGCACAAACGGGGAGCACTATTCAAAGGAACAATTAAGCATTTTCTGGTGCTTAGAGCAGAAAGTGACATGAAAGGACCAGACAGCTTTGTGAAGATAAATCAGTGATCTGAACCATACTAAACATACCACGGGAGACACTAGGTTTCTTCAGCTTCCTATCTGCCACTCTTCCTAGGCCAAAAGGACTTACTTATGAATGTGTGCATTTCAACAAGCTCTTGGCATCTGCTCAGCACAGTATCTGTGTCTGCTTCAAAGAGCACATATGTCTTAATGGAATGCAGAACATCTTGCTGAGAAGCAAGGAACATTGTTATAAAGGCTTGAACACTTTAGAGGGAAATCGCTTAGACAATGCCGGCCTAATAAATGTAAGCTTTATGTTTATTGGCAGACGCAGCCATAGCAATCTTCCTGTAAAGAAGCTCATACAAAGAAGAGATGCATTATCCGTCTAATTCTTTTCAGGTAGACTTGTGTATAGATCACAATTGGATCAGATgggtaaacacatttcagtccTTTGGTACGAAATGGTATTTCCTTTAAACAATTCAATATGCTCATTTTACTACTTGTCCCAGCATAACCTGCCAGTCGCTTAACAGACAGACAATAGGGaaataaagagagaaagaggTCAAAACAACCAGATTATTTAAGCAGAACAAAATTTCGGATTGAGATCACGCACTCATTTCAGTATGTGGTCCCTAGATAGGATGAAGATAGATTCATGTATGGCCCCCGAgcactgcagcagggagctggggctctCAGGGTTTCCAGACTCCCTGCCACTCGAGCAGGACTACCAGGCCAGCTGGCTCCCCAGCCTGCGTGGGTTGGGCAGCCTGGTGAGCCAGCTGGCCTGGGAGTTtggaagccctggggtccccgGAGCCAGCAGACCCTATGCTACTTACTTGGCAGTAGCTGATATGATTCATATCAGATTAACAGCTGCTAGTCAGTAGtgggcagcagtgaaactgacatgattTATGGCCATttctctgagcagctgctggagatCCAAGAAgtatatttcattttggaaacctTGTGTTTTTgatgtttctgaaacaaaaattttcagaTTCCCTGGtttgcaggaaatttcaaaatgactaAATCTGCTCTAAGCAAGACTCAGATAAACCACTCTGAAACTTCGCAAACACATTACAAACTCCATCACCCTACTACGCTTTGCCAAGTTCTAAGGTGCACCACACACTCAATTCAACACTAAAAGGTGAAATCCAGCTGCTCCATTAAAGTgaataggagtttttccattggcttcaatggtgccaggatttcaccttgttTGGGTGTGTGGTCTCAGTTGGTTCTGGATGATGGACGCTTGAAGTATTTCTGTTGCACTGGATTCTAGATATCAGTGAATGTCAAGAGTGGCCCTGAAAGCTGGTTCTTGAAAGCTCATCTGTAGGGCAAACAAGTGCCTTATTTAGAACAACATTTGATCCTTGGTATGCAGAGCACATGCAATCCTCCCTTACCTCTAGGGCAGTGATTCTATTAATAATCTCGCTGAGTGCTGTGTTCAGTAAGGTCCCCATGGCCTTGCAGTAGATGTTGACCGGAAGCACATCTTGCCATACTTTGCCAAGTCTCTTTAGCTGGTGCAGAACCTGGAAGATAACAACTCCATCTTATCCACAATCATAAACAAAGATAGACAGTAATGCTGATATAGCAATTACACACGTTAAAACTAGCTTTCAAAGGCAGGAGAAGGCAATTTAAGGTATCATATTAAGAAAAAAACTGGTATTTTTAAGCTTGGATCTAGACGTGGGTCCCCCACCTAAAAAAAAGCTCTTTTCcctgaaaaatttcaaacaaaaatgaaaaaaataaagtcaaaaaTTCTACCAAAATCCTCTAATTTTTTGAGAAAgcaattcaaataaaaaatatatcTTTCATGCTGAGTTGAAGTGAATGGAATCAAAATGAACATGTTTCAGATTtgataaaagggaaagaaaacatgGGGAAGAAGAAACCCAAATCAAAAAAAAGAGTTATTTCAGTTCGACTGTGTTTGAATGCCAAGCAGTATATCATCCGTACTAAGAATTCGTACCGCTATTAAAAGGGGAAAACCACACAGATACATTACACTAGGGTCTGTACAGCCCTTCGGTTGGTCTCACTCACCTGCCTTGCTGCTTTGTTGGCTGCAGAACAGTTTTCCTCATTGTCCATGTTGGAAAAATTCCTTGCACTTGACAATCTCTCCAGCAGGTCTCCTTTCTGCACACGCATCTGGGCCAGAAAACACTCCATCCCTGGAG is a window encoding:
- the LOC115637393 gene encoding centromere/kinetochore protein zw10 homolog, whose product is MYIAHHLLTLGHQFRYRLTNILYDGAATFVDLVPGFRRLGMECFLAQMRVQKGDLLERLSSARNFSNMDNEENCSAANKAARQVLHQLKRLGKVWQDVLPVNIYCKAMGTLLNTALSEIINRITALEDISVEDADRLHSLCRIMLEEGPLVFTPLLEENKNKKYQEEVPVYVQKWMMFKELMIILQANLQEIVDRWVDGKGPLAAEFSPTEVKSLIRALFQNTERRAAALAKIK